A window from Thermomonas aquatica encodes these proteins:
- a CDS encoding alkaline phosphatase — protein sequence MRPTRLVLAFAITLATGGCASSGQPAATRSGAVHVDVPQIVRPGGETAAWWFRDGAAQAAARGAMAGRAKNVIVFLGDGMSLTTVAAARIFEGQRKGGSGEENRLAWETFPATALSKTYNTDSQTPDSAGTMSAIATGVKTRMGVISVGQGAKRKDCTGALAAPQLTLWELAAGSGMAAGVVTTTRITHATPAAATTHSAERNWEKDGDLSEDARKAGCIDIARQQVESAFAGGFDVLMGGGRENYMPSSQRDPEYPDRAGERSDGRDLVAEWKQRHPGGVYAWNARQLDAAPLDKPLLALFEPDHMQYEHDRARDRAGEPSLAQMTRAAIARLSRNPNGYVLLVEGGRIDHAHHYGNAYRALVETVALSDAVRAAAEATSADDTLIVVTADHSHTLSFSGYPVRGNPILGKVRGSGGEDGSGELVGDGTGLPYTTLNYANGPGYTGASGSQAAGPKTFFHDGKGYRPANGRPDLRKVDTEAPDYMQESIVPLANETHGGEDVGIWARGPGSDAVRGSVEENAIFHFAVQATPRLRAALCAKGDCDANGVPVALPNIEDFKPR from the coding sequence TCACCCTCGCGACCGGCGGCTGCGCCAGCAGCGGCCAGCCGGCTGCAACCCGGTCGGGCGCGGTGCATGTCGACGTGCCGCAGATCGTCCGCCCCGGCGGCGAAACCGCGGCCTGGTGGTTCCGCGACGGCGCCGCCCAGGCCGCGGCGCGCGGCGCGATGGCGGGCCGCGCGAAGAACGTGATCGTGTTCCTCGGCGACGGCATGAGCCTGACCACGGTGGCCGCGGCGCGCATCTTCGAAGGCCAGCGCAAGGGCGGCAGCGGCGAGGAGAACCGGTTGGCCTGGGAGACCTTCCCCGCCACCGCGCTCAGCAAGACCTACAACACCGATTCGCAGACTCCGGATTCGGCCGGCACCATGAGCGCGATCGCCACCGGGGTGAAGACCCGGATGGGCGTGATCAGCGTCGGCCAGGGCGCGAAGCGCAAGGACTGCACCGGCGCGCTCGCCGCGCCGCAGCTCACCCTGTGGGAGCTCGCGGCCGGCAGCGGGATGGCCGCGGGCGTGGTCACCACCACGCGCATCACCCATGCCACGCCGGCCGCCGCCACCACCCATTCGGCGGAACGCAACTGGGAAAAGGACGGCGACCTCAGCGAGGACGCACGCAAGGCCGGCTGCATCGACATCGCCCGGCAGCAGGTGGAGTCCGCGTTCGCCGGCGGCTTCGACGTGCTGATGGGCGGCGGCCGCGAAAACTACATGCCGTCCTCCCAGCGCGACCCGGAATATCCCGACAGGGCCGGCGAGCGCAGCGATGGGCGCGATCTCGTCGCCGAATGGAAACAACGCCACCCGGGCGGCGTGTATGCGTGGAATGCGCGGCAACTCGATGCCGCTCCCCTCGACAAGCCGTTGCTGGCCCTGTTCGAGCCCGACCACATGCAGTACGAACACGACCGCGCGCGCGACCGGGCCGGCGAGCCGTCGCTCGCGCAGATGACCCGCGCCGCGATCGCGCGCCTCTCGCGCAACCCGAACGGCTACGTGCTGCTGGTGGAAGGCGGGCGCATCGACCATGCCCACCATTACGGCAATGCCTATCGCGCGCTGGTCGAAACCGTGGCCCTGAGCGACGCGGTGCGCGCCGCGGCCGAGGCCACCTCGGCGGACGACACCCTGATCGTGGTCACCGCCGATCACTCGCACACGCTGAGCTTCTCCGGCTATCCGGTCCGCGGCAATCCGATCCTGGGCAAGGTGCGCGGCAGCGGCGGCGAGGACGGCAGCGGCGAACTGGTCGGCGACGGCACCGGCCTGCCCTACACCACGCTGAACTACGCCAACGGTCCCGGCTACACCGGCGCCAGCGGCTCGCAGGCCGCGGGCCCGAAGACGTTCTTCCACGACGGCAAGGGCTACCGGCCGGCGAACGGACGCCCCGACCTGCGCAAGGTCGATACCGAGGCCCCGGACTACATGCAGGAATCGATCGTCCCGCTGGCGAACGAAACCCACGGCGGCGAGGACGTCGGCATCTGGGCGCGCGGGCCCGGCAGCGACGCCGTGCGCGGCAGCGTGGAGGAGAACGCGATCTTCCATTTCGCCGTGCAGGCCACCCCGCGCCTGCGCGCCGCGCTGTGCGCGAAGGGCGATTGCGACGCGAACGGCGTGCCGGTGGCGTTGCCGAACATCGAGGACTTCAAGCCGCGCTGA
- a CDS encoding CopD family protein codes for MAYLLTKTAHLVFVMAWMGGVFYLPRILVNIAEAGDEPAVRARLVLMGRRLYRFGHVMFGLAFLLGLALWLHFGIGGGWLHAKLVLVLLMMTHYSIGGRWLKGVDAGKPLPSATALRWFNEAPVFLLVAIVFLVLAKPF; via the coding sequence ATGGCCTACCTGCTGACCAAGACCGCGCACCTGGTGTTCGTGATGGCGTGGATGGGCGGGGTGTTCTACCTGCCGCGGATCCTGGTCAACATCGCCGAAGCCGGCGATGAACCCGCGGTGCGTGCGCGGCTGGTGCTGATGGGGCGTCGCCTGTATCGCTTCGGCCACGTCATGTTCGGGCTGGCCTTCCTGCTGGGCCTGGCGTTGTGGCTGCACTTCGGCATCGGCGGCGGCTGGCTGCACGCCAAGCTGGTGCTGGTGCTGCTGATGATGACCCACTACAGCATCGGCGGGCGCTGGCTGAAGGGCGTCGATGCCGGCAAGCCGCTGCCCTCGGCGACGGCGCTGCGCTGGTTCAACGAAGCGCCGGTGTTCCTGCTGGTGGCGATCGTGTTCCTGGTGCTGGCCAAGCCGTTCTGA